Proteins co-encoded in one Coregonus clupeaformis isolate EN_2021a chromosome 17, ASM2061545v1, whole genome shotgun sequence genomic window:
- the LOC121585585 gene encoding piggyBac transposable element-derived protein 4 — protein sequence MSDPDEAAVNNRRKRRLDYDRQFRIKPLMNDIRRACLSNFHPRRNLSIHEWIVPSKAKKGLLAESKSKHTKRDFKMFVLTDSSNGYTMDYVVYSDKTTFPNGYGLAYDAVMSLMRPSYLGSGYHLYLDDFSSPKLFKNLLTLKMGACGTMREARLGFPRSEENALTKKSPRGSLRWIRDGSLLFVKWKDAREVSMGSTIHQVYGGDTIQKGVKNKDDSWTRKSIPVPTPVMAYNKRKGSSLISDQLIQYFSVQQKTMRWYHCLFYHFVDIATTNSFLIHKELRKENGTEPMTKQAFIEKLTAQLCGVPLSEVHPSKTRKSRHTPVTIARVRRDGSEENKRMPCQQCKNSGNEDIRSSQWWCNACQVPLCVGIRDRNCFYQWHK from the coding sequence ATGAGTGATCCTGATGAGGCTGCTGTCAATAACAGGAGAAAGAGAAGACTTGACTATGACAGGCAGTTTCGAATCAAACCATTAATGAATGATATTCGTCGTGCCTGCCTATCCAATTTCCACCCACGGCGAAACCTGTCTATACACGAATGGATTGTTCCATCAAAAGCTAAAAAAGGACTATTGGCAGAAAGCAAATCGAAGCACACTAAAAGGGATTTCAAGATGTTTGTCTTGACTGACTCCAGCAATGGTTATACTATGGACTATGTTGTTTACAGTGACAAGACCACTTTCCCGAATGGCTATGGGTTGGCTTACGATGCAGTGATGTCACTCATGAGGCCCTCCTACCTCGGATCAGGTTACCATCTGTACCTGGACGACTTCTCCAGTCCAAAACTATTCAAGAACTTATTAACCCTGAAAATGGGAGCGTGTGGTACCATGCGGGAAGCCAGACTGGGCTTCCCAAGATCAGAAGAAAATGCACTGACCAAGAAATCCCCAAGAGGATCTTTACGGTGGATAAGGGATGGCTCCCTGCTCTTTGTGAAGTGGAAGGATGCCCGGGAAGTGTCGATGGGTTCCACCATTCATCAAGTGTATGGAGGGGATACCATACAAAAGGGAGTGAAAAACAAGGATGACAGCTGGACCCGGAAGTCTATTCCAGTCCCTACGCCGGTTATGGCATACAATAAACGCAAGGGCAGTAGTCTCATATCTGATCAACTGATTCAATACTTTTCAGTCCAACAGAAAACAATGAGGTGGTACCACTGCTtattttaccactttgtggacatAGCGACTACGAACAGCTTCCTGATTCACAAGGAACTACGCAAGGAGAATGGGACTGAGCCAATGACCAAACAAGCATTTATAGAGAAACTTACGGCCCAGCTTTGTGGGGTGCCACTGTCCGAAGTGCATCCATCCAAAACAAGGAAAAGTAGACACACACCAGTCACTATCGCAAGGGTGAGGAGAGATGGATCAGAAGAAAACAAACGAATGCCTTGCCAACAATGCAAGAACAGTGGGAATGAAGATATAAGATCTAGTCAGTGGTGGTGCAACGCGTGCCAGGTACCACTCTGTGTGGGGATCAGGGATAGAAACTGCTTTTATCAATGGCATAAGTGA